Proteins from a single region of Candidatus Neomarinimicrobiota bacterium:
- a CDS encoding small multi-drug export protein, whose protein sequence is MVESVLQFFQEFIQDPRWITFLLAMTPIGELRVALPWGITFGEMPWFEAYIWAVAGNFLISIPIVLLLGPISRLLMRWPLGEKFFTWLFNRTRRKGKMIETWEFLGLVVFVGIPLPVTGAWTGSAAAFLFGLSYGKSFLAIFIGLLMSATIVTIITTTGIKIFG, encoded by the coding sequence ATGGTAGAATCAGTTCTACAGTTTTTTCAGGAATTCATCCAGGATCCACGTTGGATCACTTTTTTATTGGCGATGACACCGATAGGTGAACTACGGGTGGCCTTGCCATGGGGTATCACGTTTGGCGAAATGCCGTGGTTTGAAGCCTATATCTGGGCTGTTGCCGGTAATTTCTTGATTTCAATTCCCATTGTGCTGTTACTTGGACCCATATCAAGACTCCTTATGCGTTGGCCCTTAGGAGAAAAGTTCTTCACCTGGTTGTTTAACCGAACTCGCCGCAAGGGAAAGATGATCGAGACCTGGGAATTTTTAGGCTTGGTTGTGTTTGTGGGAATTCCGTTGCCAGTTACGGGAGCCTGGACTGGCTCTGCAGCGGCATTTTTATTTGGATTATCGTACGGAAAATCATTTCTGGCTATTTTTATAGGCCTGCTGATGAGCGCCACAATTGTGACTATCATTACTACAACTGGAATTAAAATATTTGGCTGA